From Pleuronectes platessa chromosome 17, fPlePla1.1, whole genome shotgun sequence, one genomic window encodes:
- the vegfab gene encoding vascular endothelial growth factor Ab isoform X1 translates to MNFIDSLTLIFLTLSAVKSAHIPKSTERGPHDVIPIMEVYNKSRCQPRELLVEILQEYPEEVEHIFIPSCVVLTRCAGYCNDEILQCMPTSTYNITMQIKRVKHHVQQNDIDMSFTEHSACECRQKTDVKEQKEKKSRKGKGKGLKRKRKKNRDKTIHDAVCEPCCDHCSERRKRLFVQDPATCRCSCKHTDEYCKERQLELNERTCKCDKPRR, encoded by the exons AGCGCCCACATACCGAAGAGCACAGAAAGAGGTCCACATGACG TGATCCCTATAATGGAGGTGTACAACAAGAGCAGGTGCCAGCCCCgggagctgctggtggagatCCTGCAGGAGTAcccggaggaggtggagcacaTCTTCATCCCGTCCTGCGTGGTGTTGACGCGCTGCGCCGGCTACTGCAACGATGAGATACTGCAATGCATGCCGACGTCCACCTATAACATAACAATGCAG ATTAAAAGAGTAAAACACCACGTACAGCAAAATGATATTGACATGAGTTTTACAGAACACAGCGCATGTGAGTGTAG GCAGAAGACAGACgtgaaagaacagaaagaaaa aAAATCCCGGAAAGGCAAGGGCAAAGGCCTAAAGAGAAAACGAAAGAAAAACCGTGACAAAACAATTCACGATGC tGTTTGTGAGCCATGTTGCGATCACTGCTCAGAGAGGAGAAAGCGTTTGTTCGTGCAGGATCCCGCAACCTGCCGGtgctcctgcaaacacacagacgaaTACTGTAAAGAACGCCAACTAGAGCTCAACGAGAGGACCTGCAA ATGTGACAAGCCGAGAAGATGA
- the vegfab gene encoding vascular endothelial growth factor Ab isoform X2, translating to MNFIDSLTLIFLTLSAVKSAHIPKSTERGPHDVIPIMEVYNKSRCQPRELLVEILQEYPEEVEHIFIPSCVVLTRCAGYCNDEILQCMPTSTYNITMQIKRVKHHVQQNDIDMSFTEHSACECRQKTDVKEQKENVCEPCCDHCSERRKRLFVQDPATCRCSCKHTDEYCKERQLELNERTCKCDKPRR from the exons AGCGCCCACATACCGAAGAGCACAGAAAGAGGTCCACATGACG TGATCCCTATAATGGAGGTGTACAACAAGAGCAGGTGCCAGCCCCgggagctgctggtggagatCCTGCAGGAGTAcccggaggaggtggagcacaTCTTCATCCCGTCCTGCGTGGTGTTGACGCGCTGCGCCGGCTACTGCAACGATGAGATACTGCAATGCATGCCGACGTCCACCTATAACATAACAATGCAG ATTAAAAGAGTAAAACACCACGTACAGCAAAATGATATTGACATGAGTTTTACAGAACACAGCGCATGTGAGTGTAG GCAGAAGACAGACgtgaaagaacagaaagaaaa tGTTTGTGAGCCATGTTGCGATCACTGCTCAGAGAGGAGAAAGCGTTTGTTCGTGCAGGATCCCGCAACCTGCCGGtgctcctgcaaacacacagacgaaTACTGTAAAGAACGCCAACTAGAGCTCAACGAGAGGACCTGCAA ATGTGACAAGCCGAGAAGATGA